In Paenibacillus sonchi, a single genomic region encodes these proteins:
- the lepA gene encoding translation elongation factor 4 — MTDVQKRQQQIRNFSIIAHIDHGKSTLADRILEYTGALTSREMQEQVLDQMDLERERGITIKLQAVRLTYRADDGQEYLLNLIDTPGHVDFTYEVSRSLAACEGALLVVDAAQGIEAQTLANVYLALDNNLEILPVINKIDLPSADPERVKQEIEDVIGLDASEAVLASAKAGIGIKEILEQVVKQVPAPSGTSDAPLKALIFDSHYDPYKGVIVYVRVIDGKIRAGSKIKMMATDKVFDVIEVGAFMPRMSIVEELNIGDVGFIVAGIKHVGDTRVGDTVTDAKNPTPEPLPGYRKINPMVYCGLYPIETSDYNDLREALEKLQLNDASLSFEPESSSALGFGFRCGFLGLLHMEIIQERIEREFNLPLITTAPSVIYRIKLTNGETLQIDNPSHYPEIGTIDYVEEPYVKAGIIVPNDYVGTVMELCQNKRGEFVNMEYLDSNRVTITYQIPLSEIVYDFFDQLKSGTKGYASFDYEISGYRQSNLVKMDILLNGEQVDALSFIVHRDRAYNRGRIICEKLRGIIPRQMFEVPIQASVGTKIVARETVKAMRKNVLAKCYGGDISRKRKLLEKQKEGKKRMKQVGSVEVPQEAFMAVLKIDE, encoded by the coding sequence ATGACTGACGTTCAGAAAAGACAACAACAAATCCGCAATTTCTCGATTATTGCACATATAGACCATGGCAAATCGACACTGGCCGACCGCATTTTGGAATACACTGGTGCGCTTACTTCGCGCGAAATGCAAGAGCAGGTGCTTGACCAGATGGACCTGGAGCGCGAACGCGGTATCACCATCAAGCTTCAGGCTGTGCGCCTGACTTATCGTGCTGACGACGGTCAGGAGTACTTGCTGAACCTGATTGATACACCGGGGCACGTCGATTTCACCTATGAGGTTTCCCGCAGCCTTGCCGCCTGTGAAGGCGCGCTGCTCGTAGTGGATGCAGCCCAGGGAATCGAAGCACAGACACTGGCTAACGTATATCTGGCCTTGGATAACAATCTGGAAATTCTTCCGGTGATCAACAAAATCGATCTGCCGAGCGCTGACCCCGAACGGGTGAAGCAGGAGATTGAGGATGTGATCGGACTGGATGCCAGCGAAGCTGTGCTGGCTTCTGCCAAAGCAGGCATCGGGATTAAGGAGATACTGGAGCAGGTGGTCAAGCAGGTTCCGGCGCCTTCCGGCACCTCCGACGCTCCGCTGAAGGCGCTGATTTTTGACTCCCACTATGATCCGTACAAAGGTGTTATCGTCTATGTCCGCGTTATCGACGGCAAGATCCGTGCCGGCTCGAAGATTAAGATGATGGCCACCGATAAGGTATTTGACGTTATTGAGGTGGGCGCATTTATGCCGCGCATGAGCATCGTGGAAGAGCTGAACATTGGGGATGTCGGCTTCATCGTAGCCGGCATCAAGCATGTCGGCGACACACGGGTCGGGGATACGGTAACGGATGCCAAGAATCCGACACCGGAGCCGCTGCCGGGCTACCGCAAGATTAACCCGATGGTGTACTGCGGGCTGTATCCGATCGAAACCTCGGATTACAACGATCTGCGCGAAGCGCTGGAGAAGCTGCAGCTGAACGATGCTTCGCTCAGCTTTGAACCTGAAAGCTCAAGCGCGCTGGGTTTTGGCTTCCGCTGCGGCTTTCTGGGACTGCTGCACATGGAGATCATTCAGGAGCGTATTGAACGTGAATTCAATCTGCCGCTGATCACTACCGCGCCAAGCGTTATTTACCGCATCAAGCTGACTAATGGCGAAACACTCCAGATTGACAATCCGTCACACTATCCGGAGATCGGAACCATTGATTATGTGGAGGAGCCATACGTCAAGGCCGGGATTATTGTCCCGAACGACTACGTGGGTACCGTAATGGAGCTGTGCCAGAACAAACGCGGCGAATTCGTCAATATGGAGTACCTGGATTCCAACCGGGTTACCATCACTTATCAGATTCCGCTGTCGGAGATTGTGTATGACTTCTTTGACCAGTTGAAATCGGGTACGAAGGGCTATGCGTCCTTTGATTATGAAATTTCCGGCTACCGCCAGTCCAATCTGGTGAAGATGGACATTCTCCTGAACGGAGAACAGGTTGATGCCTTGTCGTTCATCGTCCACCGTGACCGCGCCTATAACCGCGGCCGCATCATCTGTGAGAAGCTGCGCGGAATCATCCCCCGGCAAATGTTCGAAGTGCCGATCCAGGCTTCTGTCGGCACGAAGATTGTGGCCCGCGAGACCGTTAAGGCGATGCGCAAGAACGTACTGGCCAAATGCTACGGCGGCGATATTTCGCGTAAGCGGAAGCTGCTGGAGAAGCAGAAGGAAGGCAAGAAGCGCATGAAGCAGGTCGGCAGCGTTGAGGTTCCGCAGGAAGCGTTCATGGCGGTGCTTAAGATTGATGAGTAA
- the gpr gene encoding GPR endopeptidase, giving the protein MELDLQLYSVRTDLALEAKEMAQGPQKTPIPGVNEEVEEADGIKVTRLAVANDAGSQAIGRAIGNYVTLEVPALRGGDTGLQQKVSVVFAREFEHFMDRIGIDRNSSVLIVGLGNWNVTPDSLGPLVVENSLITRQFYELVPDQVSPGYRNVSAIAPGVLGLTGIESSEVVQGIIDRTKPDVIIAIDALASRSLERINTTIQIADIGIHPGSGIGNKRRGLTKEILGIPCIAIGVPTVCYASTIVNNVLEMMSRHFGQAGAGATQTKEIMGMLDDISEHERLSLVKEVLEPLGHDLIVTPKEIDEFIEEIANIVASGLNAALHEAVDPGNVGAYTH; this is encoded by the coding sequence ATGGAACTGGATCTTCAGCTGTATTCGGTACGCACAGATTTGGCGCTGGAAGCAAAGGAAATGGCCCAGGGACCGCAAAAAACGCCCATTCCCGGTGTGAACGAAGAGGTGGAGGAGGCGGATGGCATCAAGGTTACCCGTCTTGCCGTGGCTAATGATGCGGGTTCGCAGGCCATCGGGCGTGCCATCGGAAATTACGTAACCCTGGAGGTTCCCGCGCTGCGCGGCGGTGATACCGGACTGCAGCAGAAGGTGTCCGTGGTTTTTGCCCGTGAATTTGAGCATTTCATGGACAGAATCGGCATTGACCGCAACTCTTCTGTTCTGATTGTTGGTCTAGGCAACTGGAACGTGACTCCCGATTCACTGGGACCGCTCGTTGTGGAGAATTCGCTGATTACCCGCCAGTTCTACGAATTGGTTCCCGATCAGGTCTCCCCGGGCTACCGCAATGTAAGCGCGATTGCGCCGGGCGTGCTGGGTCTTACCGGTATTGAATCCAGCGAAGTGGTTCAGGGGATCATCGACCGTACCAAGCCGGATGTGATAATTGCTATAGATGCGCTGGCATCCCGCTCACTGGAACGGATCAATACGACGATTCAAATCGCCGACATCGGCATCCATCCCGGATCAGGAATCGGCAATAAACGCCGGGGGCTGACTAAAGAGATACTGGGTATCCCCTGCATCGCTATCGGCGTTCCTACGGTCTGCTATGCTTCGACCATTGTGAACAACGTGCTGGAGATGATGAGCAGGCATTTTGGGCAGGCTGGAGCCGGGGCCACGCAAACTAAAGAAATCATGGGCATGCTGGACGACATCTCTGAGCACGAACGGCTGTCGCTGGTCAAAGAGGTGCTGGAGCCGCTTGGACATGATCTCATTGTGACCCCAAAGGAGATTGATGAGTTTATTGAAGAAATCGCTAATATCGTAGCCAGCGGACTGAACGCTGCGCTGCATGAGGCTGTTGATCCGGGGAATGTAGGGGCGTATACCCACTAA
- a CDS encoding anti-sigma factor family protein codes for MKCAEVMEWMHRYLDHDLSQEEIIEMFRHIDNCPSCADVYDRLSTLSRQLEQLPDVKPPFSLVDSIMPRLDELDRGVQEPVMTSTDESNVVPLSRKSSHSKIPKGSSMAARTGIGAVAAAIILLIAIFNMPENMPAADVEQALNQSADTGSSLQKSIVSTEPSQEAGQVGSADGATGSAGQEDPAQDNMFSAGGSGDNTSGGTEDLTAPSTAPSQDAPAVAPETTKKPDALKRQTQKPDKAAATPAATPAARNYVISSPDTNGDTNAQDSAPKKGKMEAGDSDSGKDIQPSPTEFGIMNMMPAMVAASPATSPDGRFDAELAGQQLVIYSVPEGASRDERKALTSLPLEGNGFPVSGRRTAVSSPM; via the coding sequence ATGAAATGCGCGGAGGTGATGGAATGGATGCACCGCTATCTGGATCATGATTTGAGCCAAGAAGAAATAATTGAAATGTTCCGTCATATCGACAATTGTCCTTCGTGCGCGGATGTCTATGACCGTCTGAGCACGCTCTCCCGGCAGCTTGAGCAGTTGCCGGACGTGAAGCCCCCTTTCAGTCTCGTTGACTCGATCATGCCACGGCTCGATGAGCTGGACCGCGGCGTTCAGGAACCGGTCATGACGAGCACCGATGAATCCAATGTCGTTCCGCTCTCTCGCAAAAGCAGCCATAGCAAAATCCCGAAGGGATCTTCAATGGCGGCACGGACAGGCATTGGTGCAGTGGCGGCGGCAATTATCCTGCTGATTGCTATTTTCAACATGCCTGAGAACATGCCGGCGGCAGATGTCGAGCAGGCGCTTAATCAGAGTGCAGATACAGGTTCCTCTTTGCAAAAAAGTATAGTGTCCACTGAACCTTCCCAGGAGGCGGGCCAGGTGGGCAGTGCGGATGGTGCGACAGGCTCCGCAGGTCAGGAAGACCCGGCGCAGGACAACATGTTTTCAGCCGGCGGCAGCGGCGATAATACTTCCGGCGGGACTGAGGATCTGACTGCTCCATCCACGGCACCATCTCAAGATGCTCCGGCTGTGGCGCCTGAGACCACCAAGAAGCCGGACGCCTTGAAGAGACAGACGCAGAAGCCCGACAAGGCTGCAGCCACACCTGCTGCTACACCTGCGGCGAGGAATTATGTAATTAGCAGTCCTGATACCAACGGAGATACCAATGCACAGGACAGCGCGCCCAAGAAGGGCAAAATGGAGGCCGGCGATTCGGACTCCGGCAAAGATATCCAGCCTTCACCAACAGAATTCGGGATCATGAACATGATGCCCGCAATGGTTGCGGCTTCACCTGCAACATCGCCGGATGGACGTTTTGACGCCGAGCTTGCGGGACAGCAGCTTGTAATCTATTCCGTACCGGAGGGTGCTTCCAGAGACGAGAGGAAGGCGCTGACCTCCCTCCCCCTGGAGGGGAATGGGTTTCCGGTGAGTGGTCGGAGGACAGCCGTGAGTTCACCTATGTGA
- the rpsT gene encoding 30S ribosomal protein S20, with protein MPNIKSAVKRVKTTEKRRALNASQKSALRTAVKTADVALTGTEVETAQAAFQAASKKLDKAVTKGLVHKNAAARKKSRLAKKLNALKAQA; from the coding sequence ATGCCAAATATCAAATCCGCGGTAAAACGCGTCAAGACGACCGAAAAACGCCGTGCACTGAACGCTTCCCAGAAATCCGCGCTTCGTACAGCCGTGAAAACTGCTGATGTAGCTCTGACTGGTACAGAAGTGGAAACTGCTCAAGCTGCTTTCCAAGCTGCTTCCAAAAAGCTGGACAAGGCTGTAACCAAAGGCCTGGTTCATAAAAATGCGGCTGCCCGCAAAAAATCCCGCTTGGCGAAGAAATTGAACGCTCTTAAGGCTCAAGCCTAA
- a CDS encoding sugar kinase, giving the protein MSKQLDAVTFGEPMAMFYANEAGPLNEVTSFSKALAGAESNVATGLSRLGHKTGYVTKLGEDNFGQFIAGALNKEQINTDSITYTKEFPTGMLVKSKVLTGDPKVEYFRKNSAASKLSLSDFDESYFASAGHLHVTSISAALSKTCHEFSLHAMEFMKKSGKTVSLDPNLRPVLWPDTETMVNTINDLAARCDWFLPGHSEGKTLTGLDTPEEIAGYYLERGVSLVVIKLGPEGAYYKTSSGEEGYVGGFKVETVVDTVGAGDGFAVGVISAMLEKLTVAEAVKRGNAIGALAVMSPGDMDGLPDRDSLEKFMKTSV; this is encoded by the coding sequence ATGAGCAAACAGCTGGATGCAGTTACGTTCGGGGAACCGATGGCGATGTTTTATGCCAATGAGGCGGGCCCGCTGAACGAGGTGACTTCTTTTTCCAAAGCTCTGGCCGGGGCGGAGAGCAATGTGGCAACCGGATTATCCCGCCTGGGGCACAAGACCGGATATGTAACCAAGCTTGGCGAAGATAACTTCGGCCAATTTATCGCCGGTGCGCTGAACAAAGAACAGATTAACACCGACAGCATCACTTATACCAAGGAATTCCCGACAGGTATGCTGGTCAAATCCAAGGTGCTTACCGGAGACCCCAAGGTTGAATATTTCCGCAAAAATTCTGCTGCCTCCAAGCTGAGCTTGTCCGATTTTGATGAGTCCTATTTCGCTTCCGCCGGGCATCTGCATGTGACCAGTATTTCTGCGGCACTGTCAAAGACCTGCCATGAATTCTCCCTGCATGCTATGGAATTTATGAAAAAGAGCGGCAAAACCGTCTCTCTCGATCCGAATCTGCGCCCGGTACTCTGGCCGGATACAGAAACCATGGTGAACACCATCAACGATCTGGCAGCACGCTGCGACTGGTTCCTGCCGGGCCACAGCGAAGGCAAAACCCTTACCGGCCTGGATACACCGGAAGAAATTGCCGGCTATTATCTGGAACGCGGCGTATCCCTGGTGGTTATCAAGCTTGGACCTGAGGGCGCTTATTACAAGACCTCCTCCGGTGAAGAAGGGTATGTCGGCGGATTCAAGGTTGAGACTGTAGTCGATACTGTAGGAGCTGGAGACGGATTCGCAGTCGGCGTGATCAGCGCTATGCTTGAGAAGCTGACTGTAGCGGAAGCTGTGAAGCGCGGCAACGCCATCGGCGCGCTCGCCGTGATGTCCCCTGGGGATATGGATGGGCTGCCGGACCGGGACAGCCTGGAAAAGTTTATGAAGACCAGCGTATAA
- the holA gene encoding DNA polymerase III subunit delta — MDAKAAAKDIRQGKISPLYVLYGSEKFRMNEFAAFLEEHLIAKEDRDFAVIPFDLSETPVQAVVEEAETVPFMVERKLLLVRDASLFTAGKDNAKIEHRVEVLSDYMQHPAEFSVIVFMVNSDKLDERKKIVKTVKTAGTVLAFNPLGAEELLRWVEKGVRDRGCEPAQGAAAVLVANAGTGLQGLSAEMDKLCLFAGKGGIVDAAAIESLVHRGTEQNVFTLVEDIANLRLDKALNTLYELLKQREEPIKIAALIARQFRIILQVKDLSAQSYSQGQIASQLGLHPYAVKLAGEQARKFESQRLRQILSFLADLDYQMKTGAIDKVLGLEMFMLRLGA; from the coding sequence ATGGATGCCAAAGCGGCGGCCAAAGACATCAGACAAGGGAAAATTTCGCCGCTCTATGTGCTGTACGGGAGCGAGAAGTTCCGGATGAATGAATTTGCAGCCTTTCTGGAGGAGCACCTGATTGCCAAAGAGGACCGGGATTTTGCTGTCATCCCCTTTGATCTTTCCGAGACGCCGGTGCAGGCGGTCGTGGAGGAAGCGGAGACTGTGCCGTTCATGGTGGAGCGGAAGCTGCTGCTGGTGCGTGATGCCTCTCTGTTCACCGCAGGAAAGGACAATGCCAAGATAGAACACCGGGTGGAGGTTCTCAGCGATTATATGCAGCATCCGGCGGAGTTTAGCGTGATCGTCTTCATGGTCAACAGTGACAAGCTGGATGAGCGCAAAAAAATTGTCAAGACGGTCAAAACCGCAGGAACGGTGCTGGCTTTTAATCCGCTGGGAGCAGAGGAGCTGCTGCGCTGGGTCGAAAAGGGCGTGCGTGACCGCGGCTGCGAGCCGGCACAGGGAGCCGCTGCGGTTCTTGTAGCGAACGCCGGAACCGGACTGCAGGGGCTGTCGGCAGAGATGGACAAGCTGTGCCTGTTCGCCGGCAAGGGCGGAATTGTGGATGCCGCAGCCATAGAGAGCCTGGTGCACCGCGGGACGGAGCAGAATGTGTTCACACTGGTGGAGGATATCGCTAATCTGCGCCTCGACAAGGCGCTCAATACGCTCTATGAGCTGCTGAAGCAGCGGGAGGAGCCGATCAAGATTGCCGCGCTGATTGCCAGGCAGTTCCGGATTATTTTGCAGGTCAAGGATTTGTCTGCCCAGAGCTACTCGCAAGGCCAGATCGCTTCACAGCTGGGGCTGCATCCGTACGCCGTCAAGCTGGCGGGGGAGCAGGCCCGCAAGTTCGAGAGCCAGCGCCTGCGGCAGATCCTCAGCTTCCTGGCCGATCTGGATTACCAGATGAAGACCGGGGCCATCGACAAGGTGCTGGGCCTGGAGATGTTCATGCTGCGTTTGGGTGCCTAG
- a CDS encoding RNA polymerase sigma factor encodes MVEQGLIRAAQSGDRDALITLLREIEGHVYKTAFYILHNEQDALDASQEALIRVYTKIGSYEEKAQFKTWVQRIVTNICIDKFRRTKPTVSIDEHEMVFPDKHDVEREVLSGYLAEDIREAIDQLPEHHRTVIVLRYLQDFSYNEIADSLDLPLNTVKSYLFRARQQLQNRLQEYQKGGVSG; translated from the coding sequence GTGGTGGAGCAGGGACTCATCAGAGCCGCTCAATCGGGCGATCGCGACGCTCTAATCACCCTATTGCGAGAAATTGAAGGACATGTATATAAGACGGCCTTCTACATTCTTCATAATGAACAGGATGCTTTGGATGCTTCACAGGAGGCGCTTATCCGCGTGTATACCAAAATCGGTTCCTACGAGGAAAAAGCCCAGTTCAAAACATGGGTACAGCGGATTGTGACCAACATATGCATTGACAAGTTCAGAAGAACCAAACCTACAGTTTCCATTGATGAACATGAAATGGTGTTTCCGGATAAACATGATGTGGAACGTGAAGTGTTGTCCGGTTACCTGGCGGAGGATATACGAGAGGCGATTGACCAGCTTCCGGAACATCACCGGACAGTAATCGTTCTGCGGTATTTGCAGGATTTTTCTTACAACGAGATTGCAGACTCGCTGGATCTGCCTCTGAACACGGTAAAATCGTATTTGTTCCGGGCCAGGCAGCAGCTGCAGAACAGACTTCAGGAGTATCAGAAAGGTGGTGTATCAGGATGA
- a CDS encoding substrate-binding domain-containing protein, giving the protein MSGYKKAMEEAGLAMNDRYVRSVPREAIASALDELLSLPQPPTALLAANDLVLGEILKYANRHSITIPGQLSVIGIDDAEFARIYNPAITTIRQPAYEMGMQAAKIMLSLIEAQEAAVPITYRFPPALQQGQSVQAPPGTK; this is encoded by the coding sequence ATGAGCGGCTACAAAAAGGCCATGGAGGAAGCGGGCCTCGCGATGAATGACCGGTACGTGCGCAGTGTGCCCAGAGAGGCGATTGCTTCGGCGCTGGACGAGCTGCTGAGCCTGCCGCAGCCGCCGACGGCGCTGCTTGCAGCCAATGATCTGGTGCTGGGGGAGATCCTGAAATATGCAAACCGCCATTCCATAACGATTCCCGGCCAGTTGTCCGTGATCGGGATTGATGATGCCGAGTTTGCCCGGATCTACAATCCGGCGATCACAACGATCCGTCAGCCTGCCTATGAGATGGGGATGCAGGCTGCCAAAATCATGCTCTCCCTGATCGAGGCACAGGAGGCTGCTGTGCCGATTACCTACCGGTTTCCGCCTGCGCTGCAGCAGGGACAATCCGTGCAGGCTCCGCCGGGGACCAAGTAA
- a CDS encoding bifunctional 2-keto-4-hydroxyglutarate aldolase/2-keto-3-deoxy-6-phosphogluconate aldolase, protein MKKIKVLQNITSVGVVAVIRADNADDAVKMSAACIEGGLNNIEVTFTTPDADVAIKRLAAEYGSRAVIGAGTVLDPLTARIAILAGSEFVVSPSFEEETAKMCNLYGIPYMPGCMTLNEMKEALKLGVDVLKLFPGSAFGPDYVKAVKGPMPHVNIMPTGGVDLNNMEKWIANGCIAVGIGGNLTAPAKEGRYDQITELAAKYVAKFKEIKGA, encoded by the coding sequence ATGAAGAAAATAAAAGTATTGCAGAACATTACATCCGTTGGTGTGGTAGCTGTAATCCGCGCCGACAATGCCGATGATGCTGTCAAGATGTCCGCTGCCTGTATTGAAGGCGGGCTGAACAACATTGAAGTTACCTTTACAACTCCGGATGCCGATGTGGCGATCAAACGCCTGGCAGCCGAATACGGCAGCCGTGCGGTGATCGGCGCAGGTACGGTACTTGATCCGCTTACTGCAAGAATCGCCATTCTGGCCGGTTCGGAATTTGTCGTCAGCCCTTCTTTTGAAGAAGAAACCGCCAAAATGTGCAATCTCTACGGTATCCCCTATATGCCGGGCTGCATGACATTAAATGAAATGAAGGAAGCGCTGAAGCTGGGCGTGGATGTGCTGAAGCTGTTCCCGGGCAGCGCCTTCGGACCGGATTATGTGAAGGCCGTCAAAGGGCCGATGCCGCATGTGAACATTATGCCTACCGGCGGTGTGGATCTGAACAACATGGAGAAATGGATCGCGAACGGCTGTATCGCTGTGGGCATCGGAGGCAACCTGACCGCTCCGGCCAAGGAAGGGCGCTACGATCAGATCACCGAGCTGGCCGCCAAATATGTGGCGAAGTTCAAGGAAATCAAAGGCGCTTAA
- a CDS encoding LacI family DNA-binding transcriptional regulator, with protein MKKLTIEDVAQKAGVSKSTVSQFLNKRFKYMSEATKNRIAEVIEELNYQPNGLARSLKQNRTHMVGIIVANIDYSLSVQCIRAIENELQRHGIQVIICNSDENADKENTHVEALVARQVDGLIIFPAGDNPSPYSRLIEAEYPLVFMDRLVEGITTQSLLLDNEMAVKTAIKELTGKGHEAIAILSLPLGEHAITPARSG; from the coding sequence ATGAAGAAGCTGACGATTGAAGATGTCGCCCAAAAGGCGGGAGTGTCGAAAAGCACGGTCTCGCAATTTTTGAATAAACGGTTCAAATATATGAGCGAAGCGACCAAAAACCGCATCGCCGAGGTCATTGAAGAGCTGAATTATCAGCCGAACGGCCTCGCACGCAGCCTCAAGCAGAACCGTACGCATATGGTTGGCATTATTGTGGCGAATATCGATTATTCGCTGTCGGTCCAGTGTATCCGGGCGATTGAGAATGAGCTGCAGCGCCATGGCATACAGGTGATTATCTGCAATAGCGACGAGAATGCGGACAAGGAGAACACTCACGTAGAGGCGCTGGTAGCCCGCCAGGTGGACGGGTTGATCATTTTTCCGGCCGGGGACAATCCGTCTCCCTATTCCCGTCTGATCGAAGCGGAGTATCCCCTTGTCTTTATGGACCGGCTGGTGGAGGGGATCACCACTCAGAGTCTGCTGCTCGATAACGAAATGGCCGTCAAAACAGCCATCAAAGAGCTGACGGGGAAGGGTCATGAGGCGATTGCTATTTTGTCGCTTCCCCTCGGCGAACATGCGATTACCCCCGCAAGGAGCGGATGA
- the hemW gene encoding radical SAM family heme chaperone HemW has product MTNPINGRPPEAVYIHIPFCTNKCFYCDFNSYVLKDQPVMDYLRALDREMEMTVKHTPPGVIKTIFVGGGTPTVLKPDEMAYFLKSVRTHFPQWDENIEFSMEANPGTTDKDKLAVMKEGGVNRVSFGVQAFQNELLSGIGRIHNVDDVYRSLENARSVGLHNLSVDLMFGLPNQTVDMLRESVGKALELNLPHYSIYSLKVEENTLFHTLFNKNKLPLPSEEDELEMYLLLMSTMEAAGYGQYEISNFAKPGMESRHNITYWRNEDYYGLGAGAHGYVKRQRHMNIKGVNPYIEASHSGLPRLDTFRISEQEAMEDFMMVGLRMREGVSDQAFRAQFGKSLQDIFAGSLKKMLAAGLIEQDGDAYRLSKQGILFGNDVFGEFVGVLTEV; this is encoded by the coding sequence ATGACAAACCCGATTAATGGCCGTCCCCCTGAGGCCGTATACATTCACATTCCATTTTGCACGAATAAATGCTTCTATTGTGATTTCAACTCCTATGTCCTGAAGGATCAGCCCGTCATGGATTACCTGCGTGCGCTGGACCGGGAGATGGAAATGACGGTAAAGCACACACCGCCTGGTGTGATCAAGACGATTTTTGTCGGCGGGGGAACACCTACGGTGCTTAAACCGGATGAGATGGCTTATTTTCTGAAATCGGTCCGCACGCACTTTCCCCAGTGGGATGAGAATATAGAGTTCTCGATGGAGGCCAATCCCGGCACCACAGATAAGGATAAGCTCGCAGTTATGAAAGAGGGCGGCGTCAACCGGGTCAGCTTCGGCGTGCAGGCATTCCAGAATGAACTGCTGAGCGGCATCGGACGCATCCACAATGTGGATGATGTCTACCGCAGTCTGGAGAATGCGCGCAGTGTCGGACTGCATAATCTGTCAGTGGATCTGATGTTCGGTCTCCCGAACCAGACTGTGGATATGCTGAGAGAGAGCGTCGGCAAAGCGCTGGAGCTTAATCTGCCGCACTATTCCATCTATAGCCTTAAGGTTGAGGAAAATACTTTGTTCCACACCCTGTTCAACAAGAACAAGCTTCCGCTGCCCAGTGAAGAGGATGAGCTGGAAATGTATCTTCTGCTAATGTCCACGATGGAGGCTGCGGGCTATGGGCAATACGAGATCAGCAATTTCGCCAAGCCGGGGATGGAGAGCCGTCACAATATTACGTACTGGCGCAATGAGGATTATTATGGCCTCGGTGCGGGAGCGCATGGATACGTGAAGCGGCAGCGGCATATGAATATCAAGGGTGTCAACCCGTATATCGAGGCTTCGCACAGCGGGCTGCCGCGTCTGGACACCTTCCGGATTTCCGAGCAGGAGGCGATGGAGGACTTCATGATGGTCGGGCTGCGGATGCGCGAGGGCGTGTCGGATCAGGCGTTCCGGGCACAGTTCGGGAAGTCTTTGCAGGATATTTTTGCGGGATCGCTGAAAAAAATGCTGGCCGCCGGCCTGATCGAGCAGGATGGAGATGCCTACCGTCTAAGCAAGCAGGGCATCCTGTTCGGGAATGATGTGTTCGGTGAATTTGTCGGAGTTCTGACGGAAGTTTAA
- a CDS encoding RNA polymerase sigma factor encodes MQSKELPYAVAYVPIMTLREMMETYGSDVWHYAFFLTRSREQANDISQEVFLKAYKGIGKYRGEAALKTWLLTITRNTAFSFRRNSFWRRFIPLGDRQGPGQAPSAEKEAIGNQYVSHIWEIIMMLPDKYREVLVLDIQQDLSVAEMSALLGIAQGTVKSRLARARDKVRTAMKEEDL; translated from the coding sequence ATGCAGAGCAAAGAACTGCCCTATGCCGTGGCCTATGTGCCGATCATGACGCTGCGGGAGATGATGGAGACTTACGGGTCGGATGTGTGGCATTATGCTTTTTTTCTGACCCGCAGCCGGGAGCAGGCAAATGATATCAGCCAGGAGGTGTTCTTGAAGGCTTACAAAGGCATCGGCAAATACCGCGGCGAAGCTGCGCTAAAAACCTGGCTGCTGACGATTACACGCAATACGGCGTTCAGCTTCAGGCGGAACAGCTTCTGGCGCAGATTTATTCCGCTTGGCGACCGGCAAGGGCCTGGACAGGCCCCTTCCGCAGAAAAGGAAGCGATCGGCAACCAGTATGTCAGCCACATCTGGGAGATTATTATGATGCTGCCGGATAAGTACCGGGAGGTGCTGGTGCTGGATATCCAGCAGGATCTGTCCGTGGCAGAGATGTCTGCCCTGCTCGGCATTGCCCAGGGGACAGTCAAATCCCGGCTGGCCCGGGCCAGGGACAAGGTAAGAACGGCGATGAAGGAGGAGGACCTATGA